The Sphingobacterium bambusae genome includes a window with the following:
- a CDS encoding aminotransferase class IV: MSLQYINFDGQIIAENQHIASIDSRALRYGDGLFETMLWKDGDIRFLKQHIERLQRGMQTLQLEEFTKFDEFFIRSKTEELVRKNNMIGQQARVRLIVYRAGGGLYAPESNKPVYCLQVSRIATSLRDKKLGLIVDLYTEFKKPYSDLSHLKSNNALIYVMAGIYKKRFAYDEVFILNQEGYLCEALTSNIFVYYEKVLYTPAITEGCVAGVMRKVVMDMAAAEDIQVVEAQISPEIMKQADEIFCTNAVQGVQWVMGYKQKRYFNKISRILQDKLQQWSYEEES; the protein is encoded by the coding sequence ATGTCATTACAATATATCAATTTTGACGGGCAAATTATTGCCGAGAACCAGCATATAGCCAGTATCGATAGCCGTGCTTTGCGCTATGGTGACGGTTTATTTGAAACGATGTTGTGGAAAGATGGGGATATCCGCTTTTTGAAACAGCATATCGAGCGACTACAACGTGGGATGCAAACCCTGCAGCTGGAAGAGTTTACCAAATTCGACGAGTTTTTCATTCGTTCCAAGACGGAGGAGCTTGTTCGGAAGAACAATATGATTGGACAGCAGGCAAGGGTTCGACTCATTGTTTACCGTGCCGGCGGGGGCTTGTATGCACCTGAAAGCAACAAGCCTGTCTATTGCCTGCAGGTGTCGCGTATTGCGACTTCTCTACGAGATAAAAAACTGGGCCTTATCGTGGATCTATATACCGAGTTTAAGAAACCATATAGTGATCTGTCGCATTTGAAATCAAATAATGCGCTTATCTACGTGATGGCAGGCATCTATAAGAAACGATTTGCCTACGATGAGGTGTTTATCTTAAACCAAGAGGGGTATCTGTGCGAAGCGCTGACGTCTAATATCTTTGTATACTACGAGAAGGTGCTATACACACCGGCGATTACCGAAGGTTGCGTGGCTGGTGTGATGCGCAAGGTGGTAATGGATATGGCTGCAGCAGAGGATATTCAGGTTGTAGAGGCGCAAATTAGTCCGGAAATCATGAAGCAGGCCGACGAAATATTCTGTACCAATGCCGTGCAAGGTGTGCAATGGGTGATGGGCTATAAGCAGAAGCGCTACTTCAATAAAATATCGAGGATATTGCAGGATAAGCTACAGCAGTGGTCCTATGAAGAAGAAAGCTAA
- a CDS encoding amino acid permease — protein sequence METNATENKKLKRGLSNRHIQLIALGGAIGTGLFLGIGQAAVLSGPSAILGYAIAGLIAFFIMRQLGEMVVQEPVSGSFSYFANKYWGSFAGYASGWNYWVLYLLVSMAELTAIGHYVQFWWPEIPLWVSSLFFFFVINALNLASVKVYGETEFWFSIIKVVAIIAMIIFGSYLLISGNGGENATIQNLTNDGGFFPKGWLSTAENGSYQGLLAALVMIMFSFGGLELVGITAAEAENPEKNIPKATNQVLWRILIFYIGSLVILFSLMPWRNITSETSPFVEVFASLKGLQFELFGATYYFTNIIANVLNLIVLTAALSVYNSCVYSNSRMLFGLAEQRNAPKFLTKLNSNHSPINAILVSAGLVAVCIVINKIMPEKALEVLMSLVVSSLVINWIMISLTHIFFKRNLRAKKEKSRFPTVFYPLSNYISLLFLLGVLLMMWFTGLKISVELIPIWLILLYISYLLVQRNRKRSE from the coding sequence TTGGAAACAAACGCTACAGAAAACAAAAAACTAAAACGCGGGCTAAGCAATAGGCACATACAGCTCATTGCTCTTGGCGGAGCAATAGGTACGGGGCTATTTTTAGGTATTGGGCAGGCAGCTGTGCTCTCTGGTCCGTCAGCCATCTTGGGGTATGCGATCGCTGGGCTAATTGCATTTTTCATTATGCGTCAACTGGGCGAAATGGTGGTACAAGAGCCCGTATCGGGCAGCTTCAGTTACTTTGCCAACAAGTATTGGGGTTCTTTTGCCGGCTATGCCTCTGGATGGAACTACTGGGTATTGTACCTATTGGTCAGTATGGCCGAGCTAACCGCTATTGGACATTATGTGCAATTTTGGTGGCCCGAGATTCCCCTATGGGTCTCCAGCCTGTTTTTCTTTTTTGTGATCAATGCGCTCAACCTAGCCTCGGTCAAAGTATATGGCGAAACCGAATTTTGGTTCTCCATCATCAAGGTGGTGGCCATCATTGCCATGATCATCTTTGGCTCTTACCTCTTGATAAGCGGCAACGGAGGCGAAAATGCGACGATACAGAACTTGACAAACGACGGCGGCTTCTTTCCAAAAGGATGGCTATCCACCGCAGAAAATGGTTCCTACCAAGGTCTCTTGGCAGCGCTCGTCATGATTATGTTTTCCTTTGGTGGCCTAGAGCTCGTTGGCATCACCGCTGCGGAGGCCGAAAATCCAGAAAAAAACATACCAAAAGCAACCAATCAGGTTCTTTGGCGAATTTTGATCTTCTACATCGGCTCGTTGGTGATTTTGTTTTCGCTGATGCCTTGGCGAAATATTACCTCCGAGACTAGTCCCTTCGTGGAGGTTTTCGCCAGCCTGAAAGGACTGCAGTTCGAGCTTTTTGGTGCTACTTATTATTTCACCAATATCATTGCCAATGTGCTAAACCTGATTGTACTTACCGCAGCACTGTCGGTCTACAACAGCTGTGTGTACAGCAATTCACGCATGCTATTCGGGTTAGCCGAGCAGCGCAATGCGCCCAAGTTTCTCACGAAACTGAACAGTAACCACTCGCCTATTAACGCGATTTTGGTTTCTGCGGGATTGGTGGCTGTATGTATCGTAATCAACAAGATTATGCCAGAGAAGGCCTTGGAGGTATTGATGAGCTTGGTGGTATCCTCTTTGGTGATCAACTGGATTATGATATCCCTCACGCACATCTTTTTCAAAAGAAATCTGCGAGCCAAAAAGGAAAAATCACGTTTCCCGACTGTTTTCTATCCACTGAGTAACTATATCAGCCTGCTGTTTCTATTGGGGGTACTGCTGATGATGTGGTTCACTGGATTAAAGATCTCCGTCGAGCTTATCCCGATTTGGTTGATCCTGCTTTACATCAGTTACCTACTTGTACAGCGAAATCGTAAACGATCCGAATAA
- a CDS encoding type IX secretion system plug protein translates to MNTALTIRLLSLLILSNIALLSFAQKKKKERSSFERSPKQEMLYDNHAYLTAIRSVQLYPVGKENQLPVYTLGSNSTLILTFDDLRGDVRNYYYGIEHCNQDWTPSRATILDYVDGFNEDRLEEFTSSKGTSQAYTRYSLTFPSANLKPKLAGNYILKVYEDSDKERLILTRRFYVLHDLVSIAAQIKPSLNVANRPHNQKLDIELRTALTIPNPERDLAVYVLQNQRPDHFLKIQKPNFSSTNVFTYNNSATLDFDGRDEFRFVDLRSLRIASERIRTLNSLDSSITVELNTDEDQFGSSYASTFDENGRFYFRNRDFSDEDIDGDYATVHFSLKTAKTVNGNIYIVGGFNNYARNAENKLHYDQEKDRWTAALKLKQGLYDYTYVLEEPEKKTVTDAFSGNHFETGNDYQILIYNRRLGTYWDELVGYSELGINNRNR, encoded by the coding sequence ATGAACACGGCCCTGACTATCCGATTATTGTCTTTGCTTATTCTCTCGAACATCGCCTTGCTGTCTTTCGCCCAAAAGAAGAAAAAAGAAAGAAGCAGCTTCGAGCGTTCACCAAAGCAGGAGATGCTATATGACAACCATGCGTATCTAACGGCTATACGAAGTGTGCAGCTGTATCCAGTGGGCAAGGAAAACCAGCTCCCAGTATATACGTTGGGCAGTAATAGCACATTGATACTCACCTTTGACGACCTCCGCGGCGACGTGCGTAACTACTACTACGGGATAGAACACTGCAACCAAGACTGGACGCCTAGCCGCGCGACAATCCTCGACTACGTAGACGGATTCAACGAGGATAGACTGGAGGAGTTCACCTCTTCCAAAGGAACATCCCAAGCCTATACACGCTACAGCTTGACCTTTCCATCAGCAAACCTCAAACCAAAGCTAGCCGGTAACTATATTCTTAAAGTATATGAAGATAGCGATAAGGAACGCCTTATATTGACACGTAGATTCTATGTATTGCATGACTTGGTAAGCATAGCTGCGCAGATCAAGCCTTCGCTGAACGTCGCCAACCGCCCGCACAACCAAAAGCTCGATATCGAGCTGCGTACCGCCCTCACCATCCCCAACCCAGAACGAGATTTAGCGGTTTATGTGTTGCAGAACCAGCGTCCTGACCACTTCCTGAAGATACAGAAACCAAATTTTTCCAGCACGAATGTCTTCACATATAACAACAGTGCAACGTTGGATTTTGATGGGCGCGATGAGTTTCGTTTTGTAGATCTACGCAGCTTACGCATCGCATCTGAACGCATTCGAACGCTAAATTCACTCGATTCTTCTATCACCGTGGAGCTTAACACCGATGAGGACCAATTTGGAAGCAGCTACGCCTCCACTTTCGATGAAAACGGACGTTTTTATTTCAGAAATAGAGATTTTTCAGATGAAGATATTGACGGAGATTATGCGACCGTTCATTTTTCGCTAAAAACAGCCAAAACGGTCAACGGAAATATCTATATTGTGGGCGGATTCAACAACTATGCGCGTAACGCGGAAAACAAGCTACATTATGATCAAGAAAAGGATCGGTGGACGGCAGCACTAAAACTAAAACAAGGGCTATATGACTATACCTATGTATTGGAAGAGCCCGAAAAAAAAACCGTTACCGACGCCTTCTCCGGAAATCATTTTGAAACGGGAAATGATTACCAAATATTAATCTATAATCGACGTTTAGGCACCTATTGGGACGAACTCGTCGGTTACAGCGAACTTGGCATAAACAACAGAAATCGATAG
- a CDS encoding FeoB-associated Cys-rich membrane protein, whose amino-acid sequence MNLTIQYIVIGLVFVVAMAYLFKKFIPSKKKSGGCAKGCGCAMTDTNVEKSNL is encoded by the coding sequence ATGAATTTGACTATACAGTATATTGTTATTGGACTGGTATTCGTCGTTGCAATGGCCTACCTGTTCAAAAAATTTATACCATCGAAAAAGAAATCGGGTGGTTGCGCCAAAGGCTGCGGCTGCGCGATGACCGATACAAACGTGGAGAAAAGTAATCTGTAG
- the feoB gene encoding ferrous iron transport protein B: protein MKKTIIALLGNPNVGKTSLFNRITKLHQQVGNYPGITVEKREGTVKTNGKTYTVVDLPGTYTLFPTSLDEEIVFNSLANKNSLTYPDLVVVVAEPNNIKRSIVLYQQARELGVPAIFVINMIDELRTKGLEIDYQQLESYLGTKVFTTDARNGKGIQHLIQAFDERPGHYLSRFTADEQYSEALEETKKVFPLSTEYQTWQYLAQDHVSFLSMEQRQKLIEIREKHKISGNQLQKSEAIQRNKRIEKDIADIVFSKENQHVSNTNKIDKVLLHPVWGYVIFFFLLFLLFQLVFTLSAPIMDWIDENFAAFVDFMAVTLPEGPIADLFTQGILAGIGGIVIFVPQIAILFLLVSLMEETGYMSRVVFLMDRWLRPYGLNGKSVIPLMSGVGCAVPAIMAARNIENTKERLITMLVTPFMTCAARLPIYVVLIALVIPDDTFLGFGLQGLVLNLLYILGVLAALVSAWVLNKIVKSNHKSFLIFELPSYKTPDWRNVATNVWDKTSGFLFGAGKIILAMAVILWVLGSFGPNDRFSEAERYVTEANPGLAEEELAEEVASFQLEHSFLGYIGMGIEPVVAPLGYDWKMGIGLVSSFAAREVFVGTMATVYSLGEDVDIEDDAQKETLLSKMKSEINRNTGRPAYNLASGISLLLFYAFAMQCMSTIAIMKRETGSWKWTMIQTVMMTGIAYLIAFVVYQLMK, encoded by the coding sequence ATGAAAAAAACAATCATTGCCCTCTTAGGAAATCCTAACGTCGGGAAAACGTCTTTGTTCAACCGCATCACCAAGTTACATCAACAGGTAGGAAACTATCCCGGCATCACCGTTGAAAAGAGAGAGGGTACCGTGAAAACCAATGGAAAGACATATACCGTGGTTGACCTACCGGGCACATACACCTTGTTTCCTACATCCTTGGATGAAGAGATTGTATTCAATTCCTTAGCAAACAAAAATAGTCTTACCTACCCCGATCTTGTCGTCGTGGTCGCCGAGCCGAACAATATAAAAAGATCGATTGTGCTTTACCAGCAAGCACGTGAACTTGGGGTACCTGCGATCTTCGTGATCAACATGATTGACGAGTTGCGAACGAAAGGACTGGAAATAGACTACCAGCAACTGGAAAGCTATCTGGGTACAAAAGTGTTCACTACCGATGCGCGTAATGGCAAGGGCATTCAACATCTTATCCAAGCGTTCGACGAGCGCCCCGGGCATTACCTCAGCCGATTTACAGCAGACGAGCAGTATAGTGAGGCGCTGGAAGAAACCAAAAAAGTATTCCCGCTCAGCACCGAATACCAAACCTGGCAATATTTGGCGCAAGACCATGTATCCTTTCTTTCGATGGAGCAACGACAAAAATTGATCGAGATTCGGGAGAAACACAAAATTTCTGGGAACCAGCTGCAGAAATCTGAAGCCATACAGCGCAATAAGCGCATAGAAAAAGATATTGCAGACATCGTCTTCAGCAAGGAAAACCAACATGTAAGCAATACAAACAAAATCGACAAGGTGCTGTTGCATCCGGTTTGGGGGTATGTGATTTTCTTTTTCCTGTTGTTCCTCCTTTTCCAGCTGGTTTTCACCCTATCTGCCCCGATCATGGATTGGATAGACGAAAATTTTGCGGCATTTGTTGATTTCATGGCTGTTACCCTGCCCGAAGGACCTATTGCAGATCTGTTCACCCAGGGAATATTGGCGGGCATTGGTGGTATCGTTATTTTCGTACCGCAAATTGCCATCCTGTTTCTTTTGGTTTCCTTGATGGAAGAAACAGGTTACATGAGCCGGGTAGTCTTCCTGATGGACAGGTGGTTGCGTCCATATGGGTTGAATGGAAAGTCTGTCATTCCCTTGATGTCGGGTGTTGGTTGTGCGGTGCCAGCGATCATGGCGGCACGCAATATCGAAAATACCAAAGAACGGTTGATCACGATGCTTGTTACCCCATTTATGACCTGTGCAGCTCGTCTTCCTATCTATGTGGTACTTATCGCTTTGGTGATTCCCGATGACACCTTTTTAGGATTCGGTCTGCAGGGTTTAGTATTGAACTTACTTTATATCTTGGGCGTGCTTGCAGCCTTGGTATCAGCCTGGGTACTTAACAAGATTGTCAAGAGCAACCATAAATCATTCTTAATATTCGAACTCCCCTCCTACAAGACGCCAGACTGGCGCAATGTGGCCACCAACGTATGGGATAAAACATCAGGTTTCCTTTTTGGAGCTGGAAAAATCATCCTAGCCATGGCCGTGATCTTATGGGTGCTGGGCAGTTTCGGGCCGAACGATCGCTTCAGCGAGGCCGAACGCTACGTTACGGAGGCGAACCCCGGCCTAGCAGAAGAAGAGCTTGCCGAGGAAGTTGCATCGTTCCAATTAGAGCATTCCTTCTTGGGCTACATCGGCATGGGTATTGAGCCTGTCGTTGCGCCCTTGGGTTATGACTGGAAAATGGGTATTGGCTTAGTATCTTCCTTTGCGGCACGCGAGGTATTCGTAGGCACTATGGCCACGGTTTACAGCCTCGGCGAAGATGTGGACATCGAAGATGATGCACAGAAAGAAACCCTGTTGAGTAAAATGAAATCGGAAATCAACAGAAACACGGGCCGTCCGGCATACAATTTAGCGTCGGGTATTTCGTTATTATTGTTCTACGCGTTTGCTATGCAGTGTATGAGTACCATTGCTATTATGAAACGCGAAACGGGATCGTGGAAATGGACCATGATACAGACGGTGATGATGACCGGTATAGCTTACCTCATCGCATTTGTCGTGTATCAACTAATGAAATAG
- a CDS encoding FeoA family protein, which translates to MQKSFTLDRLKVGDRATISELSTTELPAKFFEMGLLPGCIVEVRHKAPFNGPIGLHLLGSNSLVAIRKSEASHIFVEK; encoded by the coding sequence ATGCAAAAAAGTTTCACTTTGGATCGCTTAAAAGTTGGCGACAGGGCCACGATTAGCGAACTGAGCACCACGGAATTACCGGCAAAATTCTTTGAAATGGGTCTGCTTCCGGGATGCATCGTCGAAGTTAGGCACAAGGCCCCATTCAATGGCCCCATTGGCCTTCATCTCCTTGGTTCAAACAGTTTGGTAGCCATCCGAAAATCTGAAGCCTCCCACATTTTTGTCGAAAAATAA
- a CDS encoding MarR family winged helix-turn-helix transcriptional regulator codes for MKIEEELKVKKFTNDWQRATVNVLFTASWLGLILEKRASKRQITLQQFNALRILRGQLPSPTTNNLLRARMISNTPDISRLVDRIVAKGLASRSKNKDDKRAVDLFITQKGLDLLDEIEEDMMLSDILPDNLSEQEAATLSALLDKLRGESSEED; via the coding sequence ATGAAGATCGAAGAAGAACTTAAAGTGAAAAAATTTACAAACGATTGGCAGCGAGCTACTGTCAATGTATTGTTTACGGCAAGCTGGCTGGGGTTGATACTGGAGAAGCGGGCCTCAAAGCGGCAGATAACGCTGCAGCAGTTTAATGCTTTGCGAATATTGCGCGGTCAGTTGCCCAGTCCTACAACAAACAATCTCTTGCGTGCCCGTATGATCAGCAACACGCCAGACATATCACGGCTAGTGGACAGGATCGTGGCTAAGGGGCTTGCTTCGCGCTCCAAGAACAAAGATGATAAGCGCGCCGTCGATCTCTTTATCACACAAAAGGGGCTAGATTTGCTCGATGAAATTGAGGAGGACATGATGCTTTCGGACATCCTGCCCGACAATTTATCGGAACAGGAGGCGGCTACGTTAAGTGCGCTGCTCGATAAGCTGCGCGGCGAAAGTTCGGAAGAGGATTAA
- a CDS encoding ZIP family metal transporter: protein MSSFLIVSVLFISAFVSGLSVFFVKRDNTNLLKLVLSFSGAYLFSITVLHLIPHVYLTDSTRPEIIGLYILGGFLFQLLLEQFSQGIEHGHIHQHNHQVFPLGIMVSLCLHAFLEGMPLAAGHQSELVFGIAIHHVPAAFALGSLLLSTRLSKTQIGLFVLLFAAMTPLGFITSKGISEGEIGSISKYFDKIMAIVIGIFLHISTTILFESGSADHHKFNKKKMIAVLLGVLVSLANFLFEGHDHNHGEHSAPQEQGHDHDHDHDHDHDHAHDHDHGHEGHKH from the coding sequence ATGAGTTCATTCTTAATCGTCAGCGTATTATTCATTTCTGCTTTCGTTAGCGGGTTGTCGGTCTTCTTTGTGAAAAGAGACAACACCAATCTGCTTAAACTTGTACTATCCTTTAGTGGGGCCTACCTCTTTAGTATCACGGTCTTACACCTTATACCACATGTATACCTCACGGATAGTACTCGTCCCGAAATTATAGGACTGTATATCTTGGGCGGTTTTCTATTTCAGCTGTTATTGGAGCAATTTTCACAGGGCATCGAGCACGGGCATATCCACCAGCACAACCATCAAGTATTTCCGCTGGGTATTATGGTAAGCTTGTGTCTGCATGCTTTTCTCGAAGGCATGCCCTTGGCGGCGGGACATCAGTCGGAACTTGTTTTCGGTATTGCCATTCACCACGTACCTGCGGCATTCGCATTAGGCAGCTTGCTCTTGAGCACTCGCCTATCTAAAACACAGATCGGTCTCTTCGTACTGCTTTTTGCCGCCATGACGCCACTGGGCTTTATAACCAGTAAGGGAATAAGTGAAGGCGAAATTGGCAGCATATCGAAATATTTCGATAAGATCATGGCCATTGTGATCGGTATATTCCTACATATCTCGACCACCATTCTTTTTGAATCTGGATCGGCAGATCACCACAAATTCAACAAGAAAAAGATGATCGCCGTGCTTTTGGGCGTACTGGTATCGCTAGCGAATTTCCTTTTTGAAGGACATGACCACAACCACGGAGAACATAGCGCTCCGCAAGAACAAGGTCACGACCACGACCACGATCACGACCACGACCACGATCATGCCCATGATCACGATCATGGACATGAAGGGCATAAGCATTAA
- a CDS encoding phosphatase PAP2 family protein — translation MLNQLIHFDQEVFLAINQGLSNPFFDWLLPILRNPYTWAPLYLFLIIFFIKHYGKMGILIVAFTLANFGISDALSSHLIKKNVKRIRPCNDLVFKNEVNIRVRCGSGFSFTSSHATNHFAMAFFWISLFRRRWKHALWLGITWASLISFSQIYVGVHYPVDIICGALLGILIGTGVGYLFKRFFPSFLQNTKIPETVTT, via the coding sequence ATGTTGAATCAACTCATTCATTTTGACCAGGAAGTATTTCTGGCCATCAATCAAGGATTAAGCAATCCTTTTTTTGATTGGCTACTCCCCATCTTGCGCAATCCCTACACTTGGGCTCCGCTGTATCTTTTTTTAATCATTTTCTTCATCAAGCATTACGGCAAGATGGGCATCTTGATCGTAGCCTTCACCTTGGCCAATTTCGGTATTTCGGATGCACTATCTTCGCACTTGATCAAGAAGAATGTGAAGCGCATTCGTCCATGCAACGATTTGGTATTTAAAAACGAGGTGAACATACGCGTTCGTTGTGGTTCTGGATTCAGCTTCACCTCATCGCATGCTACGAACCACTTTGCCATGGCCTTCTTTTGGATCAGCCTGTTCCGCAGACGTTGGAAACATGCTTTATGGCTAGGCATCACTTGGGCCAGTTTGATCAGCTTTTCGCAAATCTATGTTGGGGTACATTATCCCGTAGACATTATATGTGGTGCATTATTGGGTATATTAATCGGCACAGGGGTAGGTTACCTTTTCAAACGATTCTTTCCCAGTTTCCTCCAAAACACTAAAATTCCTGAAACAGTAACAACATGA
- the glmM gene encoding phosphoglucosamine mutase has product MTLIKSISGIRGTIGGRSGEGLTPIDIVKFTAAFGKILLRNTGNKKIVVGRDARLSGDMVSNLVVGTLQSIGADVVNLGLSTTPTVEIAVPLEQAAGGIILTASHNPGQWNALKLLNSKGEFISDVEGKEVLALGDNLDFDFAEVGDLGVEVKDGSYLQKHIDAVLALPLVDVDAIRAANFKVAVDAVNSTGGTFIPALLEALGVQTVYKIHCEPNGHFPHNPEPLKEHLTDLSAAVVENNADLGIAVDPDVDRLVFMMEDGELFGEEYTLVAVADYILAHTKGNTVSNLSSTRALRDVTQKHGGEYFAAAVGEVNVVTKMKEVNAVIGGEGNGGVIYPDSHYGRDALVGVALFLSHLAKLGKKASAYRAELPQYYMSKNKITLTPTLDIDDLLAKMEEKYKHEQYSNIDGLKIDLENEWVHLRKSNTEPIIRIYSEGPTQEAAEAIAQRIIQEIEEIIK; this is encoded by the coding sequence ATGACACTTATTAAATCGATATCGGGTATCCGCGGAACCATTGGCGGAAGGTCTGGGGAAGGGCTTACACCGATAGACATCGTAAAGTTTACGGCTGCATTTGGCAAGATTCTTTTACGCAATACAGGAAACAAGAAAATTGTGGTGGGGCGCGATGCGCGCCTTTCTGGAGATATGGTGAGCAACTTAGTGGTTGGTACGTTACAGAGTATCGGCGCAGACGTTGTCAACCTAGGACTGTCGACAACGCCTACAGTAGAGATTGCAGTGCCGCTAGAGCAGGCCGCCGGTGGCATTATCCTGACAGCGTCCCATAATCCGGGACAATGGAATGCACTGAAGCTCCTTAATAGCAAAGGCGAGTTCATTAGTGACGTAGAAGGCAAGGAGGTACTTGCATTAGGCGATAACCTAGACTTTGATTTTGCTGAGGTGGGCGACTTGGGTGTTGAAGTGAAGGACGGCAGTTATTTGCAAAAACATATTGACGCGGTTTTGGCTTTACCACTGGTGGATGTGGACGCTATCCGTGCAGCCAACTTTAAGGTAGCCGTAGATGCTGTAAATAGTACTGGCGGAACCTTTATTCCGGCCTTGTTGGAAGCGTTAGGCGTGCAGACGGTATACAAGATACATTGCGAGCCAAATGGGCATTTTCCGCATAATCCAGAGCCTTTGAAAGAGCATTTGACGGATCTTTCGGCTGCTGTGGTGGAGAATAATGCCGATTTGGGGATTGCGGTGGATCCTGATGTGGACCGTTTAGTATTTATGATGGAGGATGGCGAATTGTTTGGTGAAGAGTATACACTCGTAGCTGTGGCGGATTACATCTTGGCGCATACTAAAGGTAACACGGTATCTAATTTGAGCTCCACACGCGCTTTACGTGACGTTACACAAAAGCATGGTGGCGAATATTTTGCTGCAGCTGTTGGTGAGGTCAATGTCGTTACAAAGATGAAAGAGGTCAATGCCGTGATCGGCGGTGAAGGAAACGGCGGAGTGATCTATCCGGATTCCCATTATGGACGTGATGCCTTGGTTGGGGTAGCCTTATTCTTGAGCCATTTGGCGAAACTGGGTAAGAAAGCTTCCGCATATCGTGCCGAGCTGCCGCAATACTATATGTCCAAAAATAAGATCACCTTGACCCCAACGTTGGATATTGATGATCTACTCGCTAAAATGGAGGAAAAGTACAAGCATGAGCAGTATTCCAATATCGATGGCTTGAAGATCGATTTGGAGAATGAGTGGGTGCATCTTCGCAAGTCAAATACCGAGCCTATCATTCGTATCTACTCCGAAGGCCCTACGCAGGAAGCTGCCGAAGCCATAGCGCAACGGATTATCCAAGAGATAGAAGAAATCATTAAATAA